Below is a window of Herminiimonas arsenicoxydans DNA.
AACGTCGTCGCACCTATGCACTTCAACTGGCCATTCGACAGAGCCGGCTTGAGCAAATTGGATGCGTCCAGCGTGCCGCCCGATGCAGAACCGGCACCGATGATGGTGTGGATTTCATCAATGAAAAGAATCCCGTTAGGATTGTCTTTCAGCTGTTTTAACACCGCTTTCAAGCGCTGCTCAAAGTCGCCGCGATACTTCGTGCCGGCCAGCAGCGCGCCCATATCCAGCGAATAAACGACCGCGTTTTGCAATACCTCCGGAACCTCGCCTTGCGTGATGCGCCATGCAAGGCCTTCCGCAATCGCGGTCTTGCCTACGCCTGCCTCACCTACCAGCAATGGATTGTTCTTGCGGCGACGGCACAAGGTTTGAATCACACGCTCGACTTCACCTTCGCGTCCGATCAGGGGATCGATCTTGCCTTCGGTAGCGAGCTTGTTCAGATTCTGTGTGAACTGGTCCAGTGCGCTTTCTTTTTGCTGACCATCTGCAGAAGGCGCGTCTTCCGCACCTTCAGAGCTTTTCTGCACATCGATCTGCTGATCCTTGCGCACGCCGTGGGAAATGAAATTCACCACGTCGAGACGCGTCACGCCCTGCTGGTGCAAATAATAAACGGCATGCGAATCCTTCTCGCCGAAAATGGCAACCAGCACATTCGCACCGGTCACTTCTTTCTTGCCGTTAGAAGCAGATTGGACGTGCATGATCGCACGCTGAATCACGCGCTGAAAACCAAGTGTAGGTTGGGTATCGACTTCTGCCGCGCCAGGTACCGTAGGGGTATTGTCGCCTATGAAATTAGTCAGCGTTTTCCGCAGATCATCGATGTTGACCGCACAGGCACGCAATACTTCGGCTGCTGAAGGATTATCCAGCAAGGCCAGGAGCAGGTGCTCGACGGTAATGAATTCATGGCGCGCCTGTCTCGCTTCGACAAACGCCATATGCAAACTGACTTCTAATTCCTGCGCAATCATACTTCCTCCATCACGCACTGCAGGGGGTGCCCTGCTTTTCGGGCGTGGTTCAAAACCAGCTCAACTTTCGTAGACGCAATATCCTTCGGATACACGCCACAAATACCCTTTCCGTCGCGGTGAACCATGAGCATGATTTGCGTTGCTGTCTCACGATCTTTACTAAAGTATTCCTGAAGAATCATCACGACGAATTCCATCGGCGTGTAATCATCGTTCAGCAATAACACCTGATACATAGACGGCGGCTTGAGTTTTTGCTCTTGCCGCATAAGGACCGTACCATCATCATGCTTAATTGCCATAGGTCTATTCTAATACGTTCGACCGTGTGCACAATGCCCAGAAGAACAGGGATACAAATTAAATTTAATCTTACGCGTTTTCTTCTGAAGACGCAGATGACGATCAAACACAGGAATTCAAGAGCATGTGTTTTAAGCTCATCAAATAAACATACAACAGCGCCGCCAAAAATCTTGACTTTTATATTTTTTGCGTAAAGAATGAATCTTATTGACATGCTTGACAACATTAGCTGTCAATATGAAGTGAGCAGGTTTTAGGAGGGGCAACGGTAGTCGAGGCTTCTTTCTTTTGCGGCTCGTGTGATTAAGTCTATATAGAAAGACGCTTTTTATGGCAACAGGTACAGTCAAGTGGTTCAACGATTCTAAAGGCTTCGGCTTTATCACTCCGGATGACGGCGGTGAAGATTTGTTTGCACACTTTTCAGCAATCCAGATGAACGGCTTCAAGACTCTCAAAGAAGGTCAAAAAGTCCAGTTCGAAGTCACGCAAGGCCCTAAAGGCAAGCAAGCTTCCAACATTCAAGCTCCTTGATTCAAGGAGCTTCATGAAAAACCCCGCTCAGGCGGGGTTTTTTTATTGCCAAAAAAATAAAAACTGGCGCCAGCAGGCTTAGAGCACTACTGTCAGCGGATCAAAGCGGCAATTCCTTGCATTTACAGCATATTGGCGCTCATTTCATGAGCCGAATCCGGACGCCGAGACTTTTGGCCTGCGATCTGCATTCAATCCCTCACTCAGCCCGATTTGCAAAGCCAAGGCCTGCCATGCAGATCGACACGCCGGTTTTGATATCGCATCTTGCAAAATCTCTTTAAGATTCCACCTCATCACCGTTCGCTTCATTTGGCGAACCCGCACTTTCGACCCAACCATCAACCATGTCTCTGATTCTGTTCAACAAGCCCTTCCAGGTGATGTGCCAATTCTCACCGCACCCGACACGCGCATCGCTGGCCGATTATCTGGACATTCCAGATATTTATCCAGCCGGACGGCTGGATGCAGACAGTGAAGGTTTATTGTTACTGACGGATGACGGCAAACTGCAGCATGCGATCAGCCATCCCGATCACAAACAGACAAAAACATATCTGGCGCAGGTGGAAGGCATTCCACACACTGAAGCACTGGCGCGATTGCGCGCGCCGCTGAATCTGGGCGATTTCATTACCCAAGGTTGTGAGGTAAAGCGGGTTCAGGAACCCGATTGGCTATGGCCGCGCAATCCGCCGATACGCGAACGCGCCCAAGTACCGACCAGCTGGCTCGCCATAACACTGGCGGAAGGCAAAAACCGGCAGGTGCGCCGCATGACTGGCGCGGTTGGCCTACCCACCTTGCGACTGATACGGATTGCGATCGGCCCGATTTCCCTGCAGTCGCATCCGCTATTGCCCGGTCAATGGCGCGAAGTGTCTGCGGCAGAGTTGAGGCTTTAAGATATTCAGGATCAGGCGCCATGCCGCTGAGCGCCGGTTTTTAAGGCACACAAACGCCTGCTTCATTTTTTCCATTACACTCGTGCTGCATCCCGACCACTTACCCAGACATTACTCATGAATACATCCCTTTCCACTTGCGCTGCAGCTCTCGCTCTGGCCGCCATGTTTTCTACCGGCCCGGCATCGGCGCAGCCGGGCCAGAAATTTCCGGTTATTCCCCTCACTGCCGGCATGCATGTAATCAAGGCCGAAGTGGTCGCTACCGAAGCCGAACGCCAGCAAGGTTTGATGTTTCGCGAAAGCATGGCGCAAAATGAAGGGATGGTTTTTCTCTTCGGTGCGCCGGCTGGTGTTTGCATGTGGATGAAGAACACTCTGATCCCGCTCTCCGTCGCCTTTATTGACGACGACGGCAAGATCGTGAACATAGAGAATATGAAACCGCACAGCCTGGAGTCGCACTGCTCGAAAAAACCGGTGCGTTATGCGCTGGAAATGAACGAAGGCTGGTTCAAGCAAAAAAACATCAAGCCAGGCAGCACGATTGATGGCTTGCCGAAAGGAAGATAAACAGCCGGAAGCGCAGACTCTTGCAACAGTATGCTCTCAGAACAACGGCGCAAATAATAAAAACCCCGCATGATGCAAATCATGCGGGGTTTTTATTACTGATCGCTGCAATTGCTACAGCGACAAGAAATTTGCTTAAGCCAGCGCTTTCAAAGCAGCTGCGAGGCGGCTTTTATGACGCGCTGCCTTGTTTTTGTGGATGATCTTTTTGTCGGCGATACGATCGATCGTCGAAACAGAAGCCAGGAAAACCTGAGCTGCTGCAGTTTTGTCGCCAGCTTCGATTGCTTTGCGAACTGCCTTAACTGCGGTGCGCAAGGTCGAACGCTGGCTCGAATTATGAGCGTTTTGTTTGACTGCTTGACGAGCGCGTTTGCGTGCTTGTGCGGTATTTGCCATGAATATTATTTCCTAAAACAGGGTCGACGCGCATTCGCAAACACGCATTAGTGAGACAGAATTCTGTGAAGCCTCGGATTATAGCGACATTTTGCGAATCAGGCAAATAGATGCTGATCAACTTCCGGGCTTGTTGAAACAAGTGGCGCCAATGCAACTAACCTTATTGTAAAGGCGGGATATCTTCACTGCCAATTTTGCATTTAAAAACGCATGCCGGCACTGCGCCCTTGCCTTTAAGCAAACATGCAATCCGTGTCGGGCAGGAGGCTCCCTCTCGAAATCCGGCTGCCATCGTTGGCTGCCGACCAGCTATAATCCCGCTCCATGAACTTGCACAAAACGCTCGCGGCAGTATCCGGCATGACGATGGTTTCTCGTGTGACAGGATTGATACGCGAGATCCTGTTTGCCCGTGCATTTGGCGCATCCGCCTATACCGATGCGTTCAATATTGCCTTCCGTATCCCCAATCTGCTGCGTCGCCTGTTTGCCGAGGGAGCCTTTTCGCAGGCTTTCGTGCCGATTCTGGCGGAATACAAAAGCCAGAAAGGTGAGGAGGCGACTAAAAGCCTGGTCGATCACGTCGCCACTGTTTTGATATGGACGATGCTGCTGACATGCGTAATCGGCATCGCCGCTTCACCTGTCATCGTCTATCTGATTGCAACCGGGCTCAAGGCCGACGCCACCATATTCGATACCTCGGTCTGGATGACGCGCGTGATGTTCCCTTACATCGGCTTCATGTCATTTGTGGCCCTCAGTGGCGGCATTCTGAATACCTGGCGCGAATTCAAGATTCCCGCATTCACTCCCGTTCTGCTGAATTTGTCATTCATCCTCGCGACGCTTTTTCTCGCGCCTTACCTGCATACGCCTATTTATGCGATGGCGATTGGCGTCGTGGTCGGCGGCATTCTGCAAATGGTAATCCAGATTCCCGCATTGATGAAAATCGGCATGCTGCCGCGCATTTCAAAAAATCCGTTCGCCAGCCTGGGCGATGCCGGCGTGCGCAAAGTTTTGCGCAAAATGGGGCCCGCAGTATTTGCCGTCTCGGCAGCGCAAATCAGTTTGATGATCAACACCAATATTGCCTCGCGACTGGAAAGCGGCAGCGTGTCCTGGCTCTCGTACGCCGATCGATTGATGGAGTTTCCTACCGCGCTGCTAGGCGTGGCGCTGGGGACTATCCTGCTGCCCAGCCTGTCGAAGGCTAATTTCGAGGGCAAGACGGCAGAGTATTCATCGCTGCTGGATTGGGGCTTGCGCCTGACTTTCCTGCTCGCCCTGCCTTGCGCAGTCGGTCTGGCAACGATTTCCGAACCATTGACGGCAACGCTGTTTCATTACGGAAAATTCGATGCACAATCTGTTGCCATGACGTCCAGAGCGCTGATTGCATACGGCGTCGGCCTGATCGGCCTGATTCTGGTCAAGATTCTTGCACCCGGATTTTATGCGCAACAAAATATCAAAACCCCGGTCAAAATTGCGATAGGTGTGTTGATTGCCACACAATTAATGAATCTGATTTTTGTGCCGTGGATTGCGCATGCAGGGCTGGCGCTGTCGATCGGTTTGGGTGCATGCTTGAATGCAGGTTTCCTGTACTGGGGATTGAAACGGCGCGGAATTTATTCGGCCTTGCCCGGTTGGCGCACCTTCTTCATTCGGCTGGTGGGCGCACTGTTCCTGATGGCAGGCGTTGCCTTATGGACGTCCGGGCATTTCGACTGGGTGGCATTGCGTGCATCTCCGTTACTGCGCGTAGGCGCATTGCTGGCGGTGTTGGCGGCATGCGGCATCAGCTATTTCGGCTCCTTGCTGGCCATGGGATTTCGCTTTCGTGATTTCAAGCGGATAGCACACTGATCGCAACAACCTGAACGCGCATCTGCACGTTCGCAGCATCCTCGCTATGATGGAGGCATATGACGATCAAAACTCTCGAATACTTTTCCACGCTGGTGCAGCAGGACGACAGCATCCCTTTGTTTGAAGCTGCGTTGGCGATTGCACAGGATGCCGAACCCGGCCTCGATCTGGCGGCACTGGAAGAAGAAGTCGATACGCTGGCCGCCAAACTCAAGCAGCGTTTGCCGGACGATGCGTCGCATCTGCAAAAGCTGCGCATGCTGAATCATTATTTTTACAATGAGCTCGGCTTCAGCGGCAACGTCAACGACTACTACAATCCCGACAACAGCTACCTGCATCGCGTGCTCAGCACGCGACGCGGGATTCCGATTTCGCTCGCCATTCTCTACATGGAACTGGCGCAACAGATCGATCTGGAAGTTCAGGGCGTCTCTTTCCCCGGCCATTTCCTGATGAAGCTGTCTGTGCAATCAGGCCAGGTGGTACTCGATCCGTTCAATGGCTCTAGCCTGTCGCGCGAAGAGCTGGAAGAACGCGTCGAACCTTATATCCTGGAGCAGGATTTCCCGGATGATTTTCAGTTCAATGCCTATCTCGACGCGGCCAGCCCGCGCGACATTCTGGTACGCATGCTGCGCAATCTGAAACTGCTGTTCATGCAGCAGGAGCACTGGCAGCGTTTGCTGGAAGTGCAGGAAAGATTGTTGATTTTGCTGCCGCGTGACATTACCGAGCGGCGCGATCGTGGTCTGGCGTATGCCAATCTGGAATGTCCGCAAGCTGCCTTGCAGGATATAGAAGCGTATCTGGAGCAACGTCCGTACGCGATGGATGCAGCGGAACTGCGCGCCAGATTACCTGATTTGAAAGATGCAATCGGACGCTTGAACTAGATTGCCGTCCCTGCCCAGGCAGGAACGGCAATTGCACGCATTACGCTTTCGCGCGTGCCTCTATGGTTTCCCATTTCTCCAGTGCTTCCAGCAACAAGCCATCAATTTCTGCAAAACGCTGGTTCAGGCGTTTTGCTTCATCTGCCTGCCTGGTATAGATGCTGGCATCGGCCAGTTTTTCGGTAATGGCTTTTTGCTCTTCTTCCAGTTGTGCAATCAGAACAGGCAACGCATCCATCTCGCGCTGCTCCTTGTAGCTCAGCTTTTTCTGTTTGGTCACTGGGGCAGCAACTTCGGTTTTCACTTCAACCTTGCCTGTGCCTTTAGGCGAACCCGCTGGAATCGCAGCAGGACGGACACGCTCCCAATCGCTATAGCCGCCGATATACTCGCGCCACAAGCCATTGCCTTCTGCAACGATCACTTGCGTGACCACGTTGTCGAGGAAGGTACGGTCATGGCTGACCAGGAACACGGTGCCTTCGTAATCTTCCAGCAGTTCTTCCAGCAGTTCCAGCGTATCGATATCCAGATCGTTGGTCGGCTCATCGAGCACCAGTACGTTGGCCGGTTTGGCAAACAGGCGGGCCAGCAGCAGACGATTGCGTTCGCCGCCGGACAATGACTTGACCGGCGAACGCGCACGCTCCGGCGCAAACAGGAAGTCGTTCAGATACGTCATCACGTGCTTGCGCTGACCGTTGATCTCGACCCAGTCGCTGCCCGGCGCGATGGTGTCGGCCAGACTCATTTCTTCATTCAACTGCGCGCGCATCTGATCGAAGTACGCGATCTGCAATTTGGTGCCCTGCTTGACCGTGCCTGAATCCGGTTCTTCTTCACCCAGAATCATTTTCAGCAATGTTGTTTTGCCGGCACCGTTCAAACCGATCAAACCGACTTTGTCACCGCGCAAAATCGTCGCGCTAAAATCCTTGACGATCACCTTGTCGCCATACACCTTGTTGATATTCTCCATCTCGGCCACGATCTTGCCGGAACGATCACCGGACGACACATCCAGCTTGACCTGACCTTGCTGATCGCGCCGCGCGCTGCGCGACAGACGCAATGCTTCCAGACGACGCACGCGGCCCTCGTCACGCGTACGACGCGCCTGCACGCCCTTGCGTATCCAGACCTCTTCCTGCGCGAGGAATTTGTCGAACTTGGCGTTCTCGACCTCTTCGATTTCCAGCTGCTCAGCCTTGCGCACTTGATACGCAGAGAAGTTGCCGGGGAAAGACAGCAAACGACCGCGATCCAGTTCAATGATGCGCGTCGCCACGTTATCCAGGAAGCTGCGATCATGGGTAATGAACAGCACGCTACCCTTGTAGTCGCGCAGCAAACCTTCAAGCCACAGTATCGATGTGAAATCCAGATGGTTGGTCGGTTCATCGAGCAGCAACACGTCAGGGGCACTCACCAGTGCACGTGCCAGCGCAACGCGCTTTTGCATCCCGCCGGACAAGGTTCCCATCAGGGAATCCTTGACCAGATTCAAGCGATCCAATGTCGCCTCAACCTTGTGATTCAAATTCCATGCATCGGCCGCGTCCAGCTTGACCTGAATGTCGTGCATTCGCTCCATCAGGGCATCGTCGTCATCGCCGCCAAACTGGCCGGTCAGCGCATCGTATTCCGTCAGCAAGACCTGCATATCGCCCATGCCGGACGCGACTGCGTCATACACGGACGTCTCAGGCGAGAAGTGCGGCTCCTGCTCAACGTAGGCGATCTTGATACCCTGCTGCATGACAAACAGACCGTCATCCAGCTTCGACGTGCCGGCGATAATTTTCAGCAAAGACGATTTACCGGTGCCGTTACGGCCGATCAAGCCCACGCGCTCGGTGGCTTCCAGAGAGAATTCCGCTTTATCGAGCAACGGGACGTGGCCGAACGCGAGCTGCGCGTTCGAAAGGGAGATAACTGCCATAAATGCCTGAGGATGTGAGGTCTGCGTGCGATTGCAGGCGACCAATTAAAAAGAGTAAATCGAAAATGAAGTCCGCATTGTACCGATAGCGGCAGCTATCCTGCCATTCTTTGCACTTTCGTCAGCTATAATCCCGTGCGGAAGTAAGCAACATGCCTTGCTTTCGCGCGTCTCGCCGTAGTTCAATGGATAGAACGAGTGCCTCCTAAGCGCTAGATACAGGTCCGATTCCTGTCGGCGGGACCAAATACCCAAGTCATAGTCCTTTACACAAATGCAGCCCTTGCTTTTGTGCCTTTCCGGAATTTTCATTCAAACTGCCTCGCAACGCTCTCCATTGCGCCTGTCTGAACGAGTCACATCTTGCATTCCCCTCTTCAAGCGCTCAAACGAGGGCATGACAAGAAGTTAATTTCTTATAAAAAAGATAATTAACTTTAAAGGCAATTGTCACACTAATCACATCAAATATCTGCAGTTGCTTGCAATTTCGATGCCAACCATGTTTTAATGTGAAATGATTTCAACTGAAATCATTTCACATGGAATCGAGTAGGCTGTCTGTATCGCCCTACCCGCTTTGCATCCCGTTGCGTCAGCAATCGGCCGATGTCCACGTTTTCCTCAGCCATGAGCACAACTCAACCGTCTTGCGACTCCGCAACGATGCGTTTGTGAGGAAACACTCGCTACGGCGCACTTCTTAGTCAGAACGTGCCGTCCGGTTTTAAAAAACGAGAATAAAAGGAAAATATATGACGATTCGCATTGGAATCATTGGCGCTGGACCGAGTGGATTGGCGCAGCTGCGCGCCTTTGAGTCCGCCCTATCCCGCAGCAAGCACGACGTAGAACTCGTCTGTTTTGAGAAACGCTCGAATTGGGGCGGTTTGTGGAACTACAGCTGGCGTACCGGCCTCGATGAACACGGCGAACCTGTACATGGCAGCATGTATCGCTATCTGTGGTCCAACGGTCCGAAGGAAGCGCTGGAGTTTGCCGATTACTCCTTCGACCAGCATTTCGGTCGTCCCATTCCATCCTATCCACCGCGTGCCGTATTATTTGACTACATACAAGGCCGCATGGAACGCAACAATCTGCGTCAGTACATACGCTTCAACACCGTCACGCGCTGGGTCAATTTTGATGAAAACACCCAGACTTTTGAAGTGGCGGTCGAAGACTTGAGCAAGCAGCATACCTACACCGAAACCTTTGACTATCTGGTCGTCGCCACCGGCCATTTCTCGACACCGCATGTGCCTTACTTTAAAGGTTTGGATACCTTCCCCGGTGCCGTCATGCATGCGCATGATTTCCGTGGCGCCGATCAGTTCAAGGGCAAGGATTTATTGCTCGTCGGCGGCAGCTATTCGGCCGAAGACATCGGCGTGCAATGCTACAAACACGGCGCGCGCTCTGTCACCATCAGCTATCGCTCCGCTCCGCTCGGTTTCAAGTGGCCACAAGGCATACGTGAAGTGCCATTGGTAACGCGCTTTGAAGGCAAGACTGCCCACTTCCAGGATGGCACGCATAAAAATGTGGACGCTGTTGTACTGTGTACCGGATATCAGCACAAATACCCATTCCTGCCGGAAGAGTTGCGCCTGAAATCGCACAATCGCCTATATCCGCGCGGTTTGTACAAAGGCGTCGTGTGGAAGAACAATCCACGCCTGTTCTATCTCGGCATGCAGGACCAGTACTACACCTTCAATATGTTCGACGCACAAGCCTGGTACACGCGCGACATCATGCTCGGACACACCGCATTGCCCGATATGGCTGGCATGAAGGCCGATATTCAGGACTGGGGCCGGCGCGAAGATGCCGTGGACAATTCCTGTGATGCCGTGGATTTTCAAACCGCCTATGTGCGTGACTTGATGGATCGCACCGACTACCCCGGCTTTGAAGCCGAACAGGTTGCCGAACTGTTGAAGCAATGGCTGCGCGACAAGCAGGAGAGCATACTCACCTATCGCGACAAACCGTTCCGCTCTGTTGTCACCGGCACGATGGCGCCGGTACACCATACAGCCTGGATTGATGAGCTGGATGACAGCCTGGAGCGCTTCCTTGATCCGCATATCAATCAGGACAACGAAGTAAACGCCACGCTATAAAGCGTAGCGCCGACAAAAATGGCGACAAGCAAGTTTGTCGCCATTTTTGCATCTCTCCTGAACACATTCCTGAGCCCGCTTGCCCGGCTCGCGGGCTGCACACGCAGACATCTGATCGCAACTTTTTCTTTGCAAAACGGAAAACCGAAATTCAGTGCGCTACCGCACTGAACATTCCCGTATTTCTCATTACCCTCATTTTGTCCGTCATAGAATACCAACAAATGGAGTCATCATGAATAGCAATACAACCATTACTGCAATTGCACTTTCTTCCGTATTTATCCTCGCCGGCTGTGCAGGGCCGTATAACAACGATCCTGGAGCAAATCAGTATCCGCAATCACAAAACCAGATGTCCAATGCCCCTGCCTATAATTCCGCATATGGCGTGGTCGATTCAATTCAGGTCGTCCAGCAAAGTACTGGTAACAACGGCATCGGAGCCGGTGCAGTAGTTGGCGGCGTGGTTGGTGGCGTGCTGGGCAATCAAATCGGCAGCGGTTCGGGCCGTACTGCAGCAACTGCGGTAGGTGTGGTTGGCGGCGCGTTGGTCGGCAACCAGATCCAAAGGAACAATCAGCAGGTACGGGACACTTATCAAGTCGGCATCCGTCTCGATAACGGTGCATATCAAACGATGCTGCTCGACAGCGTAGGTGATTTGCGCGTAGGTAATCGCGTACGCATTGAAAACAATCGCCTCTTCCGTTATTGATTCTGCAGGCAGCTGCAGCACTGGTCGAATCCCGCTCAGTATCTGGTGAGCACGTCGTAAAAAAGCCGCTACATGCAAATGCAGCGGCTTTTTTACAAGCCTTGTCGAAAAACCAGATTCAGCATCAAACGCATCCGGTTCCTCTAAGTACCTTCCAACACTCGCCTTCCCGCTGTCAAGGATCATGGTTCATAGGTCACGCCCGGTTTGCTGTTTCGATGATGACAATGGACACTTGCGTGGATCGCAGACTTTCCCCCTACCACCCCAAGCGGCTATTCATCCCTTCAAAGAGCCGTCATGTTCGACGCCTCAGTTCTTTTCGCATCAGTGCATTCTCAAGGGTTACACCGCGACAGATCGGAAACCCTCGCTGCACCACATGAAAACCGTGGAGCACAAAGAAGGGTTCAGCAGTCTTACTTACATCCGACGTAAGTTCATCAATACCAATCAAGCTGGCTTCTTCATGAATACGGTTCATTAGCAGGCTGCCTATTCCCTGACGGGGATGAGAACCTGACACAAAGAAGTGATCGATGTAACCGTTCGACTGAACGTCGGCGTAAGCAACTATTTCACCGTCAGCTTCCACTACAAACGGGCTGATATCTCTAACATGATTCTCCCAGAGCTTCGGATCAAGGTCAGCCGGAGCCCACGCCTCTATTTGCTCGCGGGTGTAATCGCGTGATGCGATTACATGAATGGCCGAGAAGAAGACGCGAAACAACGCAGGCTCATCGCCAGTTTTGAACCGTCGGATTTCCATGCATTCCTCGCAAGGTATCAATCTAAACCGGGAGTTTGTCACATCCGCCAGGCAAGGGAAATGTTCACTTTGAGCCGTAATCGGACTTCCAGTTTACGACGCCCTGCCCGCGATGCCGGACGTTCGCCGTCGGTGGCTGCTGTCTAGAAGCGGCGATACCTTCAGCACTCACTCTTCAGCGTTATCAGGCCGGGGCATTTTGTGATTGCGATATAAAACAACGCCAACCATACTATTTTTTGTGCAGAGAAAAACGAATCGTATAATCAGGCATTGTTACCATGAAATGTTGCGTAGAAACGCTATTCAATAGGTTGGCCGAATGATCACCGAAGAACAAATACAGGCATTGCAGTCGGAAATGGAGGCGAATGGTGAAAACCAGGCCCAGATGGCTTATCGCATCCTGGAAGAAATGATCGTCACACTCAAGCTCCCGCCGGGCAGCAAGATATCGGAGAAAGCGCTGAACCGCTCTCTGGGATTCGGTCGCACACCGTTGCGGGAAGCATTGCAACGTCTGGCAATTGAGGGGAGTGTAAAAATTCTGCCGCGTTCGGGCGTGATCGTTTCGGAAATCGATCTGGCCGATCAGTTGAACATGATAGAAGTGCGGCGCGAACTGGAAAAAATCATCGCCGGCCGCGCTGCGCGCCTTGCGATGGAAGACCAGCGACGTGTATTTTCGAAACTGGCAGAAGACTTCGACCGCGCCGCAGAAGAAAACGACAGCACCATTTTCATCGAAACAGACAGGGAATTCAACGCCTTGAGCATCGCGACCGCACAAAACAAATACGTTGCCTATGCAATCGGACCGATCGAAGCGCAAACCCGCCGCTTCTGGTATCTGCACTTCAAACGCTTTGGCGATTTGTCTCGTGTTACCAAGCTGCATGCACATATTGCACGCGCCATTGCCGCCAACGACGAAGCTGCCGCACGCGACGCCTCGGATCGTCTGATTGATTACGTGGAAGAATATACAAGGAAGACGCTGCAGTTCATGGGCGGCATGTAAGACCGCATCCGGCAAAAAAAAACACGCTGCGGCATGACATCACCACAGCGTGCTCAAGAGCGACTTACCCCAACAATTCCTACTTAAAACCCTGCAACCGTGCCGTTACTGCGCGGATCGGCTCCGCCAGCAAATACTCCCGATGGATCGCGCACAATCGCACCAGCATGGCCGACCAGTTCATCGAATTCGCCCAGCACGTCGACGTCATGTCCCAGTGAACGCAGGCGACGGATGAGACCGTCGGTAAAGCGACTTTCCACTTTCAGCGACTCAGAGCTTTGCCCCCAGGTACGGCCGAGCAACCAGCGTGGTGCAGTAACCGCCTGTTGCACCGCCTGGTTGAACACCGCGTAACGGGTAAATACCGCTGCCTGCGTTTGCGGCTGACCGTCGCCACCCATCGTGCCGTACACCATCGTGCGGCCGTCTTTAAAGCGCGCCAATGCGGGATTGAGCGTGTGGAACGGTTTCTTGCCCGGCTCCAGTGAATTGATATTGTTTGGATCCAGCGAGAACGAACAACCGCGGTTTTGC
It encodes the following:
- a CDS encoding Conserved hypothetical protein; putative TPR domain (Evidence 4 : Homologs of previously reported genes of unknown function), with product MTIKTLEYFSTLVQQDDSIPLFEAALAIAQDAEPGLDLAALEEEVDTLAAKLKQRLPDDASHLQKLRMLNHYFYNELGFSGNVNDYYNPDNSYLHRVLSTRRGIPISLAILYMELAQQIDLEVQGVSFPGHFLMKLSVQSGQVVLDPFNGSSLSREELEERVEPYILEQDFPDDFQFNAYLDAASPRDILVRMLRNLKLLFMQQEHWQRLLEVQERLLILLPRDITERRDRGLAYANLECPQAALQDIEAYLEQRPYAMDAAELRARLPDLKDAIGRLN
- the uup gene encoding ABC transporter ATP-binding protein Uup (Evidence 2a : Function of homologous gene experimentally demonstrated in an other organism; PubMedId : 16407313, 6294054, 7751275, 9139905; Product type t : transporter) — encoded protein: MAVISLSNAQLAFGHVPLLDKAEFSLEATERVGLIGRNGTGKSSLLKIIAGTSKLDDGLFVMQQGIKIAYVEQEPHFSPETSVYDAVASGMGDMQVLLTEYDALTGQFGGDDDDALMERMHDIQVKLDAADAWNLNHKVEATLDRLNLVKDSLMGTLSGGMQKRVALARALVSAPDVLLLDEPTNHLDFTSILWLEGLLRDYKGSVLFITHDRSFLDNVATRIIELDRGRLLSFPGNFSAYQVRKAEQLEIEEVENAKFDKFLAQEEVWIRKGVQARRTRDEGRVRRLEALRLSRSARRDQQGQVKLDVSSGDRSGKIVAEMENINKVYGDKVIVKDFSATILRGDKVGLIGLNGAGKTTLLKMILGEEEPDSGTVKQGTKLQIAYFDQMRAQLNEEMSLADTIAPGSDWVEINGQRKHVMTYLNDFLFAPERARSPVKSLSGGERNRLLLARLFAKPANVLVLDEPTNDLDIDTLELLEELLEDYEGTVFLVSHDRTFLDNVVTQVIVAEGNGLWREYIGGYSDWERVRPAAIPAGSPKGTGKVEVKTEVAAPVTKQKKLSYKEQREMDALPVLIAQLEEEQKAITEKLADASIYTRQADEAKRLNQRFAEIDGLLLEALEKWETIEARAKA
- a CDS encoding Putative flavin-containing monooxygenase (Evidence 3 : Function proposed based on presence of conserved amino acid motif, structural feature or limited homology; Product type pe : putative enzyme); this encodes MTIRIGIIGAGPSGLAQLRAFESALSRSKHDVELVCFEKRSNWGGLWNYSWRTGLDEHGEPVHGSMYRYLWSNGPKEALEFADYSFDQHFGRPIPSYPPRAVLFDYIQGRMERNNLRQYIRFNTVTRWVNFDENTQTFEVAVEDLSKQHTYTETFDYLVVATGHFSTPHVPYFKGLDTFPGAVMHAHDFRGADQFKGKDLLLVGGSYSAEDIGVQCYKHGARSVTISYRSAPLGFKWPQGIREVPLVTRFEGKTAHFQDGTHKNVDAVVLCTGYQHKYPFLPEELRLKSHNRLYPRGLYKGVVWKNNPRLFYLGMQDQYYTFNMFDAQAWYTRDIMLGHTALPDMAGMKADIQDWGRREDAVDNSCDAVDFQTAYVRDLMDRTDYPGFEAEQVAELLKQWLRDKQESILTYRDKPFRSVVTGTMAPVHHTAWIDELDDSLERFLDPHINQDNEVNATL
- a CDS encoding putative outer membrane lipoprotein precursor SlyB-like (Evidence 3 : Function proposed based on presence of conserved amino acid motif, structural feature or limited homology; Product type pm : putative membrane component) produces the protein MNSNTTITAIALSSVFILAGCAGPYNNDPGANQYPQSQNQMSNAPAYNSAYGVVDSIQVVQQSTGNNGIGAGAVVGGVVGGVLGNQIGSGSGRTAATAVGVVGGALVGNQIQRNNQQVRDTYQVGIRLDNGAYQTMLLDSVGDLRVGNRVRIENNRLFRY